A region of Vigna radiata var. radiata cultivar VC1973A chromosome 6, Vradiata_ver6, whole genome shotgun sequence DNA encodes the following proteins:
- the LOC106763883 gene encoding uncharacterized protein LOC106763883: MTTKGTSHSEPNTECCMCGDLGFSDQLFHCKVCQFRSQHRYCSNLYPEKESDGTCNWCLSQREDIKEKSTNSSNSSSSIWNNDGESRIKKIKNGVSNNSGKNIGWKKGVKGSGILHLQIQKPIKKPKSPESSRSPSASTSPQKSSPVLVSTRKRIVTTGALEERLRRTRSEDIAKSSGATKQVFRNKVRRYKLLEEVSS, from the exons ATGACAACCAAAGGAACATCTCACTCTGAACCCAATACAGAGTGTTGCATGTGTGGGGATCTTGGTTTCTCTGATCAGCTTTTTCATTGCAAAGTCTGCCAATTCAGATCTCAGCACAG ATACTGCAGCAATCTGTACCCCGAGAAAGAGTCTGATGGAACCTGCAATTGGTGTTTGAGTCAGAGAGAGGACATCAAAGAGAAGTCAACCAATTCTTCGAATTCCTCCTCGTCAATTTGGAACAACGATGGTGAGAGCAGgatcaagaaaataaagaatggtGTCAGCAACAACAGTGGTAAAAACATTGGGTGGAAGAAGGGAGTTAAAGGGAGTGGTATCCTTCATCTCCAAATTCAGAAACCCATTAAGAAACCAAAGTCACCGGAGTCATCAAGATCACCATCAGCCTCCACATCCCCCCAAAAATCTTCACCGGTTCTGGTTTCAACCCGTAAGAGAATAGTCACCACCGGTGCCTTGGAAGAGAGACTGAGGAGGACCAGGTCAGAAGATATCGCAAAGTCGAGTGGTGCCACCAAACAGGTCTTCAGGAATAAGGTCAGAAGGTACAAGCTTTTGGAAGAAGTTTCTagttaa